One Cervus canadensis isolate Bull #8, Minnesota chromosome 1, ASM1932006v1, whole genome shotgun sequence genomic window carries:
- the KRT25 gene encoding keratin, type I cytoskeletal 25: protein MGSHSIPAFINTALQHTCPDIMSLRLPSGSRRASPRPTTSSLRLSGGGASFGAGNACSMPGIGSSFSCAFGGSSSGGNALGSNACAGFTVNEGGLLSGNEKVTMQNLNDRLASYLENVRALEEANADLEQKIKGWYEKFGPGSCRGLDHDYSRYFPIIEDLKNQIIASTTSNANAVLQIDNARLTADDFRLKYENELALHQSVESDVNGLRRVLDEITLCRTDLEIQYETLSEELTYLKKNHKEEMQVLQCAAGGNVNVEMNAAPGVDLTVLLNNMRAEYEALAEQNRRDAEAWFNEKSASLQQQITEDVGATTSARNELTEMKRNLQTLEIELQSLLATKHSLECSLTETEGNYCAQLAQIQAQIGALEEQLHQVRTETEGQKLEYEQLLDIKVHLEKEIETYCLLIGGDDGACKSGGYKSKDYGAGNVGNQMKDPVKAIVVKKVLEEVDQRSKILTTRLHSLEEKSQSN, encoded by the exons ATGGGCAGTCACTCCATTCCAGCTTTCATAAACACAGCTCTGCAACACACCTGTCCTGACATCATGTCTCTTCGACTTCCCAGTGGATCCAGGAGGGCCAGTCCCCGTCCCACCACCAGCTCTCTCAGGCTCTCTGGTGGGGGAGCCAGCTTTGGGGCTGGAAATGCTTGCAGCATGCCTGGAATTGGAAGCAGTTTCTCGTGTGCCTTTGGGGGCAGCTCGTCAGGAGGAAATGCCTTGGGGAGCAATGCCTGTGCTGGCTTTACTGTGAATGAGGGGGGCCTCCTTTCTGGCAATGAGAAGGTGACCATGCAGAATCTCAATGACCGCCTCGCATCCTACCTGGAGAATGTTCGCGCCCTGGAGGAGGCCAATGCTGACCTGGAGCAGAAGATCAAGGGCTGGTATGAGAAATTTGGGCCCGGTTCTTGCCGTGGTCTTGATCACGACTATAGTAGATATTTCCCAATAATCGAGGATCTTAAAAACCAG ATCATTGCTTCTACCACCAGCAATGCCAATGCTGTTCTGCAGATCGATAATGCCAGGCTGACCGCTGATGATTTCAGACTCAA GTACGaaaatgagctggctcttcatcAGAGCGTAGAGAGTGATGTCAATGGGCTTCGCAGAGTTCTGGATGAAATCACCCTCTGCAGAACAGACTTGGAGATTCAGTATGAAACCCtgagtgaagagctgacttacctCAAAAAGAACCATAAAGAG gaaatgcaggttctgcAGTGCGCGGCCGGAGGCAACGTGAACGTGGAGATGAACGCAGCGCCCGGCGTGGACCTCACGGTTCTGCTGAACAACATGCGGGCCGAGTACGAAGCCCTGGCCGAGCAGAACCGCAGGGACGCTGAGGCTTGGTTTAACGAAAAG AGCGCTTCCCTGCAACAGCAGATCACGGAGGATGTGGGAGCCACCACCTCAGCTAGGAATGAGCTGACAGAGATGAAGCGCAACCTCCAAACACTGGAAATTGAACTTCAGTCTCTCCTAGCCACG AAACACTCCCTGGAGTGCTCCTTGACGGAAACGGAAGGCAACTACTGTGCTCAGCTGGCCCAGATCCAGGCTCAGATCGGGGCCCTGGAGGAGCAGCTGCACCAGGTCAGGACCGAGACCGAGGGCCAGAAACTGGAGTATGAGCAGCTCCTGGACATCAAGGTCCACCTGGAAAAAGAAATCGAGACCTACTGTCTCCTCATTGGTGGAGATGATGG GGCTTGCAAGTCTGGAGGTTACAAGTCTAAAGACTATGGAGCTGGAAATGTGGGAAACCAAATGAAAG atCCAGTCAAAGCCATTGTGGTTAAGAAAGTCCTTGAGGAGGTAGACCAGCGCAGCAAAATACTTACCACCAGGCTCCACTCCCTGGAAGAGAAATCTCAAAGCAATTAA